From one Neofelis nebulosa isolate mNeoNeb1 chromosome 4, mNeoNeb1.pri, whole genome shotgun sequence genomic stretch:
- the GPNMB gene encoding transmembrane glycoprotein NMB produces the protein MECFSCFLGLLLLLAARLPLDAAKRFHDVLSNERTSGYMREYNQLNGWSSDENEWNEKLYPVWKRGDSRWKSSWKGGHVQAILTSDSPALVGSTITFVVNLVFPRCQTEDVSGNIVYEKNCRNDTGPSSDQYVYNWTEEVDSGNGNSPGHHNVFPDGKPFPHHPGWKRWNFVYVFHTLGQYFQKLGRGSARVSVNTANVPLGPQLMEVTVYRRHRRAYVPIAKVKDVYVVTDHIPVFVTMYQKNDRNLSDETFLRDLPIMFTVLIHDPSHFLNESAIYYKWNFGDNTGLFVSNNPTLNHTYVLNGTFNLNLTVQAAVPGPCPSPSPKPPKPTSFLSSANDNPLELRESPDEMCQIYRYGYFEATITIVEGILEVNIVRMTDVLMPVPQPDNSLMDFVVTCRGTIPTEVCTIVSDPTCQLAHSTVCDPVDVDVAGMCLLTVRRAFTGSGTYCVNLTLGDDTSLALTSTLVSVPARDPASPLRMANGALVSVGCLAIFVTAITLLVYKKRKGYKLIENSTGIVVKGNGLGVSLNRAKAMFRPGNQEKDPLLSHQPGIL, from the exons GATTTCATGATGTGCTGAGCAATGAAAGAACTTCTGGTTATATGAGGGAGTACAACCAACTCAATGGTTGGTCTTCAGATGAAAATGAGTGGAATGAAAAACTGTATCCAGTGTGGAAAAGGGGAGACTCGAGGTGGAAAAGCTCCTGGAAAG GTGGCCACGTGCAGGCGATTCTGACCAGTGATTCACCAGCACTCGTGGGCTCTACTATAACGTTTGTGGTAAACCTGGTATTCCCCAGATGCCAAACGGAAGATGTCAGTGGCAACATAGTTTATGAGAAGAACTGCAGAAATG ATACTGGTCCATCTTCTGACCAGTATGTTTACAACTGGACGGAGGAGGTTGACTCGGGAAATGGTAACAGCCCAGGCCATCATAACGTGTTCCCTGACGGAAAGCCTTTCCCTCACCACCCCGGATGGAAGAGATGGAATTTTGTCTACGTCTTTCACACACTTG GTCAGTATTTCCAGAAATTAGGACGGGGTTCAGCAAGAGTTTCTGTAAACACAGCCAATGTGCCACTTGGCCCTCAACTTATGGAAGTAACTGTTTATAGAAGACACCGACGGGCATATGTTCCTATTGCAAAAGTGAAAGATGTGTACGTGGTAACAG ATCACATTCCTGTGTTTGTGACTATGTACCAGAAGAATGATCGAAATTTATCTGATGAAACCTTCCTCAGGGACCTCCCCATTATGTTCACTGTCCTGATTCATGACCCCAGTCACTTCCTCAATGAGTCGGCCATTTACTACAAGTGGAACTTCGGGGATAATACTGGTCTGTTTGTTTCCAACAATCCAACTTTGAATCATACATATGTGCTCAATGGAACCTTTAACCTTAATCTCACTGTGCAAGCTGCGGTGCCTGGACCCTGTCCTTCACCTTCACCCAAACCTCCGAAACCCACCTCTTTTCTAT CATCAGCTAATGACAACCCTCTGGAACTGAGGGAGAGTCCAGATGAAATGTGCCAGATTTACAGATACGGTTACTTTGAAGCCACCATCACAATTGTAG AGGGAATTCTAGAGGTTAACATCGTCCGGATGACAGATGTTCTGATGCCCGTGCCACAGCCTGACAACTCCCTGATGGATTTTGTCGTGACCTGCCGAGGAAC AATCCCCACAGAGGTCTGTACCATAGTTTCTGACCCGACCTGCCAGCTCGCCCACAGCACAGTGTGCGACCCTGTGGATGTGGACGTGGCTGGGATGTGCTTGCTGACCGTGAGAAGAGCCTTCACTGGGTCTGGGACATACTGTGTGAACCTCACCCTGGGTGATGATACCAGTTTGGCCCTTACGAGCACCCTCGTCTCTGTCCCTGCAAGAG ACCCAGCTTCCCCTTTAAGAATGGCAAATGGTGCCCTGGTCTCCGTTGGCTGCTTGGCCATATTCGTCACCGCAATCACCCTTTTGGTGTACAA AAAACGCAAGGGATACAAACTGATAGAAAACAGTACTGGCATCGTAGTCAAAGGCAATGGCCTCGGTGTTTCCCTCAACCGTGCAAAGGCCATGTTCCGCCCTGGAAACCAGGAAAAAGATCCACTGCTCAGTCACCAACCGGGAATTCTTTAA